The following proteins come from a genomic window of Sphaerisporangium rubeum:
- a CDS encoding sigma 54-interacting transcriptional regulator, translating into MHESPSPRSETPQARTLHELRESGHTYRSVKAEIRENLLARLRAGTPRFPGIVGFDDTVLPHLERALLAGHDLVLLGERGQGKTRLIRTITGLLDEWTPVVEGCEINDHPYAPTCVRCVRLAAETGADLPVAWKHRDDRYGEKLATPDTSVGDLIGDVDPIKIAEGRTLGDPETVHYGLVPRTNRGVFSVNELPDLAERIQVSLLNVLEERDIQVRGYNLRLPLDILLIASANPEDYTNRGRIITPLKDRFGAEIRTHYPLSLESELALIRQEASVLWGGEGTDTGGAELPDHLIEVIARFTRLVRESTAVDSRSGVSARFAIAAAETAAASAVRRAALTGEERPVTRVADLPGAVPTLRGKVEFEVSEEGREVEVLAHLLRRAVADTFRRTLGGMDLSALLDKFTEGAKIETGELTTATDLLRQIGPVNGLSKIMSQVGMGEGEESPGHAAAALEFALEGLYLMRRLSKDEMDGGAVYRT; encoded by the coding sequence GTGCATGAATCGCCCTCACCGCGAAGTGAAACCCCGCAAGCGCGCACTCTCCATGAGCTGCGCGAAAGCGGACACACCTACCGTTCGGTCAAGGCGGAGATCCGCGAGAACCTGCTGGCCAGACTACGCGCAGGCACGCCGAGATTCCCGGGCATCGTGGGATTCGACGACACGGTGCTGCCGCATCTGGAGCGCGCGCTGCTGGCCGGACACGATCTCGTGCTGCTGGGTGAGCGAGGCCAGGGCAAGACCCGCCTCATCCGCACCATCACGGGCCTTCTCGACGAGTGGACCCCGGTGGTCGAGGGCTGCGAGATCAACGACCACCCGTACGCGCCGACATGCGTGCGCTGCGTGCGTCTCGCCGCCGAGACCGGCGCGGACCTGCCTGTGGCGTGGAAGCACCGCGACGACCGGTACGGCGAGAAGCTCGCCACCCCCGACACCTCGGTCGGCGACCTGATCGGTGACGTGGACCCCATCAAGATCGCCGAGGGCCGCACCCTCGGCGACCCCGAGACCGTGCACTACGGCCTGGTCCCCCGCACCAACCGCGGCGTCTTCTCGGTGAACGAGCTTCCCGACCTCGCCGAGCGCATCCAGGTGTCGCTGCTCAACGTGCTGGAGGAGCGCGACATCCAGGTGCGCGGCTACAACCTGCGCCTGCCGCTGGACATCCTGCTGATCGCCAGCGCCAACCCCGAGGACTACACCAACCGCGGCCGCATCATCACGCCGCTGAAGGACCGCTTCGGCGCCGAGATCCGCACCCACTACCCGCTCAGCCTGGAGAGCGAGCTGGCGCTGATCCGCCAGGAGGCCTCGGTCCTGTGGGGTGGCGAGGGGACCGACACCGGCGGCGCCGAGCTGCCCGACCACCTGATCGAGGTCATCGCGCGCTTCACCCGCCTGGTGCGCGAGTCCACAGCCGTGGACTCCCGCTCCGGCGTCTCGGCCCGTTTCGCCATCGCCGCCGCCGAGACCGCCGCGGCCTCCGCCGTGCGCCGTGCCGCGCTCACCGGCGAGGAACGGCCCGTCACGCGAGTTGCCGATCTGCCGGGTGCCGTGCCGACACTGCGCGGCAAGGTCGAGTTCGAGGTGAGCGAGGAGGGCCGCGAGGTCGAGGTGCTGGCCCACCTGCTGCGCCGCGCCGTCGCCGACACCTTCCGCCGCACGCTCGGCGGCATGGACCTGTCGGCGCTGCTCGACAAGTTCACCGAAGGCGCGAAGATCGAGACCGGCGAGCTGACCACGGCCACCGACCTGCTGCGGCAGATCGGGCCGGTCAACGGCCTGTCCAAGATCATGTCCCAGGTCGGCATGGGTGAGGGTGAGGAGTCCCCCGGTCACGCCGCCGCCGCGCTGGAGTTCGCGCTGGAGGGCCTGTACCTCATGCGCCGCCTGTCCAAGGACGAGATGGACGGAGGCGCCGTCTACCGGACCTAG
- a CDS encoding vWA domain-containing protein translates to MSGYRYGEYHDGPDPLAPPYDVRAALDEMGDSILSGSTPQDSLRELLRRGLPGAPDRRGLDELLREVRKRRRELRERGDLSGTLDRARALLDKAIGQERAELFPDPSDDARLREAELDAVPSDTASAVRELGSYEWRSAAARQTFEELRDLLRREVLDSRFRGMRDALTNPDPQAMERVRQMMSDLNDMLDRDARGEHTQEDFDRFMDKHGEFFPERPRDLNELVDILARRAAAAQRMLASMTPQQREELQALIDQTMEQAGLREQMDRLGQALYARRPDLPWDGSERMDGEQPLGMGDAVTALEELADLSRLEESLRQDYPGARLDDVDEAAVRRALGRSAVDDLAALKRIEQELEQQGYLRRQRGKLELTPKAVRRLGETALRRVFDSLDGGRRGDHDQRDAGAAGELTGTSRPWRFGDEQPLDVVRTLVNGVRRGAGAGQRVALSVDDFEVAETERRTAAAVCLLVDLSYSMALRGTWAPAKQTALALQALVASKFPGDAVQIIGFSNYARVLQPEELAGLEWDMVQGTNLHHALLIAGRHLDRHPDFEPVVLVVTDGEPTAHLMRNGRYWFEWPPSRETLELTLAEVDKMTRRRATLNVFMLATDERLKDFVDEVARRNGGRVFSPSADRLGEYVVSDFLRVRRSR, encoded by the coding sequence ATGAGCGGTTACCGATACGGCGAGTATCACGACGGACCCGACCCCCTGGCACCGCCGTACGACGTGCGGGCCGCGCTCGACGAGATGGGTGACTCGATCCTGTCGGGCTCCACCCCGCAGGACTCCCTGCGTGAGCTGCTCAGGCGTGGCCTGCCGGGTGCGCCGGACCGGCGTGGGCTCGACGAGCTGCTGCGCGAGGTGCGCAAACGCCGCCGCGAGCTGCGTGAGCGCGGCGATCTGTCCGGCACGCTCGACCGGGCCAGAGCGCTGCTGGACAAGGCGATCGGCCAGGAGCGCGCCGAGCTGTTCCCCGACCCCTCCGACGACGCGCGCCTGCGTGAGGCCGAGCTGGACGCCGTGCCGTCCGACACCGCGAGCGCGGTGCGGGAGCTCGGCTCGTACGAGTGGCGCTCGGCCGCCGCCAGGCAGACGTTCGAGGAGCTGCGGGACCTGCTGCGCCGCGAGGTGCTCGACAGCCGGTTCCGCGGCATGCGCGACGCGCTGACCAACCCCGACCCGCAGGCCATGGAGCGGGTACGCCAGATGATGTCCGACCTGAACGACATGCTCGACCGCGACGCGCGCGGCGAGCACACCCAGGAGGACTTCGACCGGTTCATGGACAAGCACGGGGAGTTCTTCCCCGAGCGTCCCCGCGACCTCAACGAGCTGGTCGACATCCTGGCCCGCCGTGCCGCCGCCGCGCAGCGCATGCTGGCCTCGATGACCCCGCAGCAGCGTGAGGAACTCCAGGCCCTGATCGACCAGACCATGGAGCAGGCCGGCCTGCGCGAGCAGATGGACCGCCTCGGCCAGGCCCTGTACGCGCGGCGTCCCGACCTCCCCTGGGACGGCTCGGAGCGCATGGACGGCGAGCAGCCCCTCGGCATGGGTGACGCCGTGACCGCGCTGGAGGAGCTGGCCGACCTGAGCCGGCTGGAGGAGTCGCTGCGGCAGGACTACCCGGGTGCCAGGCTCGACGACGTGGACGAGGCGGCGGTCCGCCGCGCGCTCGGCCGGTCGGCCGTGGACGACCTGGCGGCGCTCAAGCGCATCGAGCAGGAGCTGGAGCAGCAGGGCTATCTGCGGCGCCAGCGCGGCAAGCTGGAACTCACCCCGAAGGCCGTGCGACGGCTCGGCGAGACCGCGTTGCGGCGCGTGTTCGACTCCCTCGACGGCGGCAGGCGCGGCGACCACGACCAGCGGGACGCCGGCGCCGCCGGGGAGCTCACCGGCACGTCGCGGCCGTGGCGGTTCGGCGACGAGCAGCCCCTCGACGTGGTGCGCACCCTGGTGAACGGCGTGCGGCGCGGCGCCGGCGCGGGGCAGAGGGTCGCGTTGTCGGTCGACGACTTCGAGGTGGCCGAGACCGAGCGGCGCACGGCCGCGGCGGTGTGCCTGTTGGTGGACCTGTCGTACTCGATGGCCCTGCGCGGCACGTGGGCCCCCGCCAAGCAGACCGCGCTCGCTCTGCAGGCGCTGGTGGCGTCCAAGTTCCCCGGTGACGCGGTGCAGATCATCGGGTTCTCCAACTACGCCAGAGTGCTGCAACCCGAGGAGCTCGCGGGGCTGGAGTGGGACATGGTGCAGGGCACCAACCTGCACCACGCGCTGCTGATCGCCGGACGCCACCTGGACCGCCACCCCGACTTCGAGCCGGTCGTGCTGGTGGTGACCGACGGCGAGCCGACGGCCCACCTCATGCGCAACGGCAGGTACTGGTTCGAGTGGCCGCCGTCGCGCGAGACCCTGGAGCTGACCCTCGCCGAGGTGGACAAGATGACCAGGCGCCGGGCCACGCTCAACGTGTTCATGCTGGCCACCGACGAACGGCTGAAGGACTTCGTGGACGAGGTCGCGCGCCGCAACGGCGGCCGGGTCTTCTCCCCGAGCGCCGACCGCCTCGGCGAGTACGTCGTCAGCGACTTCCTGCGGGTCCGCCGCTCCCGCTGA
- a CDS encoding response regulator, whose translation MSVPDGPVTRILLADDHALVRRGVRLILDGEPGLTVVAEAGDGAEAVALAREHRPDLAILDIAMPRMTGLRAARELSRQWPDMRILILTMYDNEQYFFEALKSGASGYVLKSVADRDLVEACHAAMRGEPFLYPGAVTALIRDYLDRAREGGAVPPRAITEREEEILKLVAEGHTSQEIADMLVISAKTVERHRANLLQKLGMKDRLELTRYAIRVGLIEP comes from the coding sequence ATGAGCGTGCCGGACGGACCCGTCACCCGCATTCTGCTCGCCGACGACCACGCGCTGGTCCGGCGGGGTGTGCGGCTCATCCTGGACGGCGAGCCGGGGCTGACCGTCGTCGCGGAGGCCGGTGACGGCGCCGAGGCCGTGGCGCTGGCCCGCGAGCACCGGCCCGACCTCGCCATCCTGGACATCGCGATGCCGCGCATGACGGGGCTGCGCGCCGCGCGCGAGCTGTCGCGGCAGTGGCCGGACATGCGCATCCTCATCCTGACCATGTACGACAACGAGCAGTATTTCTTCGAGGCGCTGAAGTCCGGCGCCTCAGGGTACGTGCTGAAGTCGGTCGCCGACCGCGACCTCGTGGAGGCCTGCCACGCCGCGATGCGCGGCGAGCCCTTCCTGTACCCCGGCGCGGTCACCGCCTTGATCCGCGACTACCTCGACCGGGCCAGAGAAGGCGGCGCCGTGCCGCCGAGAGCGATCACCGAGCGCGAGGAGGAGATACTCAAGCTCGTCGCCGAGGGCCACACCTCGCAGGAGATCGCCGACATGCTCGTCATCAGCGCCAAGACCGTCGAACGGCACCGCGCCAACCTGCTGCAGAAACTCGGCATGAAGGACCGCCTGGAGCTGACCCGGTACGCCATACGGGTCGGCCTGATCGAGCCGTAG
- a CDS encoding histidine kinase: MSLFWRIFLLNAVVLVLAMVMLLGPVTVSTPVLLTEAAILVVGLAAMLVANAALLRVGLSPVRRLTRAMSTTDLLRPGQRPVPDGRGEVAELIRTFNTMLDRLEAERAGSAARALSAQEAERRRIAQELHDEVGQTLTAVLLELKRVADHAPRPVQEEIRQVQETTRTGLDEIRRIARRLRPGVLEELGLSSALKALAGEFSTPGLAVHHHLEPGLPPLDEDTELVLYRVAQEGLTNTARHAHARHVDLTLRRTPGGVELHVRDDGRGPGNAPEGSGISGMRERALLIGADLTVGPSPGGGMQVRLAVPVPRTTEESR; this comes from the coding sequence GTGTCGTTGTTCTGGCGGATCTTCCTGCTGAACGCCGTCGTGCTGGTTCTGGCCATGGTGATGCTGCTCGGGCCGGTCACGGTGTCCACCCCTGTGCTGCTCACCGAGGCGGCGATCCTCGTGGTGGGACTGGCCGCCATGCTGGTGGCCAACGCCGCGCTGCTGCGCGTCGGCCTCTCCCCGGTGCGGCGGCTGACCCGCGCCATGTCGACCACCGACCTGCTGCGGCCCGGACAGCGGCCGGTGCCGGACGGCCGCGGCGAGGTGGCCGAGCTGATCCGCACGTTCAACACGATGCTCGACCGGCTGGAGGCCGAACGGGCCGGCAGCGCCGCTCGCGCGCTGTCGGCGCAGGAGGCCGAGCGGCGGCGCATCGCGCAGGAACTGCACGACGAGGTGGGGCAGACCCTCACCGCCGTGCTGCTGGAGCTGAAGCGTGTCGCGGACCACGCGCCGCGGCCCGTACAGGAGGAGATCCGCCAGGTGCAGGAGACCACCCGCACCGGGCTCGACGAGATCCGCCGCATCGCGAGGCGCCTGCGGCCCGGCGTCCTCGAGGAACTCGGCCTGTCCAGCGCGCTCAAGGCGCTCGCCGGTGAGTTCTCCACCCCCGGCCTCGCCGTGCACCACCACCTCGAACCCGGCCTGCCGCCGCTCGACGAGGACACCGAACTCGTGCTGTACCGCGTGGCCCAGGAGGGCCTCACCAACACCGCGCGCCACGCGCACGCGAGACACGTCGACCTGACGCTGCGCCGCACGCCGGGTGGGGTCGAACTGCACGTGCGCGACGACGGCCGCGGGCCGGGGAACGCGCCGGAGGGGTCCGGCATCAGCGGCATGCGCGAACGGGCCCTGCTCATCGGCGCCGACCTCACCGTCGGGCCGTCCCCCGGCGGCGGCATGCAGGTCCGCCTGGCCGTCCCGGTCCCGAGAACCACCGAGGAGAGCCGATGA